In Achromobacter spanius, the following proteins share a genomic window:
- a CDS encoding sugar ABC transporter substrate-binding protein, with protein MTHPRFKFTLRALLFSAFLLGVSPAMADKYVLISHAPDSDSWWNVIKNSLKQAGEDFGVQVDYRNPATGDIAEMARLIEQAAAANYDGVMVTIADFNVLQRALEKVRAKRIPLITINSGSAEQSEQLGAIMHVGQPEYDAGYAAGLRAKAAGVERFLCVNHYATNPVSFERCKGFADAIGADFRASTLDTGGVDPSAVESKVSAYLRQHPDTQGILALGPDAAGPTLRLLEKAGLTNKIWFASFDLSDELARAIKAGTVQFAIDQQPFLQGYIPVAVMVAMKADRARGAAPAESIQAALKANAKAVARFEEYGLTPVYGPRHISSGPGFITQENLSKVEKYAGQYR; from the coding sequence ATGACGCACCCGCGATTCAAATTCACACTGCGCGCCTTGTTGTTCAGCGCATTCCTGCTGGGCGTCTCGCCAGCGATGGCCGACAAATACGTCTTGATCAGCCACGCGCCTGATTCCGATTCCTGGTGGAACGTCATCAAGAATTCGCTCAAGCAGGCGGGCGAGGACTTCGGGGTGCAGGTGGACTACCGCAATCCCGCCACCGGCGATATCGCGGAAATGGCGCGTCTGATCGAACAGGCGGCCGCCGCCAACTATGACGGCGTGATGGTCACCATTGCCGATTTCAACGTGCTGCAGCGCGCGTTGGAGAAAGTCCGGGCCAAGCGCATCCCGCTGATCACCATCAATTCCGGGTCGGCCGAACAGTCCGAGCAACTGGGCGCCATCATGCATGTGGGCCAGCCCGAATACGATGCCGGTTACGCGGCCGGCCTGCGCGCGAAGGCGGCCGGCGTGGAACGCTTCCTATGCGTGAATCACTACGCCACCAACCCCGTTTCCTTCGAACGTTGCAAGGGCTTTGCCGATGCCATCGGCGCGGATTTCCGGGCCAGCACGCTTGATACCGGGGGCGTGGATCCCAGTGCGGTGGAATCCAAGGTGTCCGCGTACTTGCGCCAGCACCCCGACACACAGGGCATTCTGGCCTTGGGTCCGGATGCGGCGGGCCCCACCTTGCGCCTGCTGGAAAAGGCCGGGCTGACGAACAAGATCTGGTTTGCCTCGTTCGACCTGTCCGACGAGCTCGCTCGCGCCATCAAGGCCGGCACAGTGCAGTTCGCCATCGATCAGCAACCCTTCCTGCAGGGCTACATCCCCGTAGCCGTCATGGTGGCGATGAAGGCGGATCGCGCGCGCGGCGCCGCGCCGGCCGAGTCGATTCAAGCCGCGCTGAAAGCCAACGCGAAGGCCGTCGCGCGGTTCGAGGAATACGGGCTGACGCCGGTGTACGGACCGCGTCACATCAGCTCGGGGCCGGGCTTCATCACCCAGGAGAATCTTTCCAAGGTGGAGAAGTACGCCGGCCAGTACCGCTAA
- a CDS encoding bifunctional 5-dehydro-2-deoxygluconokinase/5-dehydro-2-deoxyphosphogluconate aldolase, whose amino-acid sequence MKQLCFPEGRRVDLACLGRLAVDLYAQQIGCALEEVSSFAKYLGGSSANIASGAARLGLKSAMISRVGDEQMGRFLLGALQAEGCDVSQVRQDPQRLTGLVLLGIKDRDTFPLLFYRENCADMAMDADDIDAGFIAQCRALLVTGTHLSTARVRQASLRALELAAQHRVTRVLDIDFRPVLWGLAERGDGERRYVPDAEVSAQLLALLGHFELIIGTEEEFLIAGGVPTDLMASLRTVRAHSAAVLVIKLGPYGCAIVPGDVPERIEDALNVVGEDVQVLNVLGAGDAFAAGLMAGLLRGQGWEESARMANACGAIVVSRHGCAPAMPTQAELRYWLSGNKSRQPDTDVMLSHLHRVTTPRPDWHELYVLAFDHRSQFHELAASHGRSDADIAALKRLIVRAVDVVAQAPGVQGRIGVLIDDVYGEQSLHESTGRGWWVGRPIELPGSRPLRFDGGRSLASRLQQWPRDQVVKCLVHYHPDDDADLRVAQEDQLRHVWEATRHSGHELLLEIIPPDDMLFGDTADAAVLRSVRRLYNLDIRPEWWKLGMMEAESWEALDLLVAQRDPHCRGAVILGLNQPVPTLLQGFAQARAQVVKGFMIGRSVWSEPAAAWLREDIADAELVDQVAASFRSLITGWQASRSDTHRTMVARADIVSASTERAAS is encoded by the coding sequence ATGAAACAACTTTGCTTTCCCGAAGGTCGCCGTGTTGACCTGGCCTGCCTGGGTCGTCTGGCCGTGGATTTGTATGCGCAGCAGATTGGATGCGCGCTGGAAGAGGTCTCCAGCTTTGCGAAGTACCTGGGCGGTTCTTCCGCCAATATCGCTTCCGGCGCGGCGCGCCTGGGCCTGAAGTCCGCCATGATTTCCCGCGTGGGCGACGAGCAGATGGGGCGCTTTTTGCTGGGCGCGTTGCAGGCCGAGGGGTGCGATGTCAGCCAGGTGCGGCAAGATCCGCAACGGCTGACGGGATTGGTGCTGCTTGGCATCAAGGACCGCGACACGTTCCCGCTGCTGTTCTATCGCGAAAACTGCGCGGACATGGCCATGGACGCTGATGACATCGACGCCGGCTTCATTGCGCAATGCCGGGCGCTGCTGGTCACGGGTACGCATCTGAGCACCGCGCGCGTGCGCCAGGCGTCCCTGCGCGCCTTGGAACTGGCGGCGCAACATCGCGTGACGCGGGTTCTGGATATCGATTTCCGCCCGGTGCTGTGGGGCTTGGCCGAGCGGGGCGACGGCGAACGCCGCTATGTGCCCGATGCCGAGGTCAGCGCGCAGTTGCTGGCCTTGCTGGGCCATTTTGAATTGATCATCGGCACCGAAGAAGAATTCCTGATCGCCGGCGGCGTGCCCACGGACCTGATGGCGTCGTTGCGAACGGTGCGCGCCCACAGCGCGGCCGTGCTCGTGATCAAACTCGGCCCCTACGGCTGCGCCATTGTGCCGGGTGATGTGCCCGAACGCATCGAGGACGCGCTCAACGTCGTGGGTGAAGACGTGCAGGTTCTCAATGTGTTGGGCGCGGGGGACGCCTTCGCAGCAGGGTTGATGGCGGGATTGCTGCGTGGACAGGGTTGGGAGGAGTCGGCGCGCATGGCGAACGCATGCGGCGCCATCGTGGTGTCGCGGCACGGCTGCGCGCCCGCCATGCCCACGCAAGCCGAACTGCGCTACTGGTTGTCGGGGAATAAATCCCGGCAGCCGGACACCGACGTCATGTTGTCGCATTTGCACCGCGTGACCACGCCGCGTCCCGATTGGCACGAACTCTATGTGCTGGCGTTCGACCATCGTTCGCAGTTTCACGAGTTGGCGGCAAGCCATGGCCGGTCCGATGCGGATATCGCGGCGCTCAAGCGCCTGATCGTGCGGGCGGTCGACGTGGTGGCCCAGGCGCCCGGCGTGCAAGGCCGCATCGGGGTGCTGATTGACGACGTCTATGGCGAACAAAGCCTGCACGAGTCGACCGGCCGGGGGTGGTGGGTGGGCCGGCCCATCGAGCTGCCGGGCTCGCGCCCGTTGCGCTTCGATGGCGGCCGGTCCCTGGCCTCGCGTTTGCAGCAATGGCCGCGCGATCAGGTGGTGAAATGCCTGGTGCATTACCACCCCGATGACGACGCGGATTTGCGCGTCGCGCAGGAAGACCAACTGCGGCATGTCTGGGAGGCCACGCGCCATAGCGGCCACGAACTGCTGCTGGAAATCATTCCCCCTGACGACATGCTCTTCGGCGATACCGCCGATGCTGCCGTGCTGCGTTCGGTACGGCGCTTGTACAACCTGGATATCCGGCCGGAGTGGTGGAAGCTGGGCATGATGGAGGCCGAATCCTGGGAGGCGCTGGATCTGTTGGTGGCGCAACGCGACCCGCATTGCCGGGGAGCGGTCATCCTGGGTTTGAACCAGCCGGTGCCGACGCTATTGCAGGGCTTTGCCCAAGCGCGGGCACAGGTGGTGAAGGGCTTCATGATCGGCCGCAGCGTCTGGAGCGAGCCCGCCGCGGCCTGGCTGCGCGAAGATATCGCCGATGCGGAATTGGTCGATCAGGTTGCCGCGAGCTTTCGCAGCTTGATCACCGGCTGGCAAGCGAGCCGTTCCGACACCCACAGGACGATGGTGGCCCGCGCCGACATCGTATCCGCGTCCACCGAAAGGGCCGCGTCATGA
- the iolG gene encoding inositol 2-dehydrogenase: MKVALFGAGRIGAIHAANLAAMPGLTLATVCDPATGLADALADKHGARRASEQDALNDPDIHAVLICSSTDTHSDLILRAAHAGKHIFCEKPVDLSIERAIRCQDAVAAANVRCMMGFQRRFDPTFASARNRLQRGEIGAPEMLIITSRDPGAPSQAYVRQSGGMFRDMLIHDFDVFRWLLGEEATMIHASGSCLTDPRIAEAGDIDSAAVTLRTASGKLCQINASRRAAYGYDQRFEILGSDGMLACGNHRPTEVEHWTAAGLIQDVPEPFFLQRYREAYRLELDHFFTQLRSGGALCTTIADGVAAQRLADAATQSLSSGQPVEL; the protein is encoded by the coding sequence ATGAAAGTCGCACTCTTTGGCGCCGGACGTATCGGCGCTATCCACGCCGCCAACCTGGCCGCCATGCCAGGCCTGACACTGGCGACGGTGTGCGATCCCGCCACCGGCTTGGCGGATGCGCTGGCGGACAAGCACGGCGCGCGCCGGGCAAGCGAGCAAGACGCCTTGAACGACCCCGACATACACGCCGTGCTGATCTGCTCGTCGACCGACACGCACAGCGACTTGATCCTGCGCGCCGCGCACGCCGGCAAGCACATCTTCTGCGAAAAGCCGGTGGACCTGTCCATCGAGCGCGCCATCCGTTGCCAGGACGCCGTGGCCGCCGCAAACGTGCGCTGCATGATGGGCTTCCAACGCCGCTTTGACCCCACCTTCGCCTCGGCCCGCAATCGCTTGCAACGCGGCGAAATCGGCGCCCCGGAAATGCTGATCATCACCAGCCGCGATCCGGGCGCGCCCAGCCAGGCGTATGTGCGGCAATCGGGCGGCATGTTTCGCGACATGCTGATCCACGACTTTGACGTCTTTCGCTGGCTGCTTGGCGAAGAGGCAACGATGATCCATGCAAGCGGCTCGTGCCTGACGGACCCGCGCATTGCCGAGGCCGGCGACATCGATTCCGCCGCCGTGACGCTGCGCACGGCCAGCGGAAAACTTTGTCAGATCAACGCCTCGCGTCGGGCTGCCTATGGGTACGATCAGCGCTTCGAAATCCTGGGTTCCGACGGCATGCTGGCCTGCGGCAACCATCGTCCCACCGAGGTCGAGCACTGGACGGCAGCGGGGCTCATCCAGGACGTGCCCGAGCCGTTCTTCCTGCAGCGCTACCGGGAAGCCTACCGGCTGGAGCTGGACCATTTCTTCACGCAATTGCGCTCGGGCGGCGCGCTCTGCACCACGATCGCCGATGGCGTCGCCGCGCAACGGCTCGCGGATGCCGCCACCCAATCCCTGTCCAGCGGCCAGCCGGTCGAACTTTGA
- a CDS encoding ATP-binding cassette domain-containing protein, which translates to MSEAILELESVRKTFGSVIALNGVTFQLRAGEVHCLLGDNGAGKSTLIKTLAGVHPPDEGRYFLDGKPAGFTSPRDALNAGIATVYQDLALVPLMSIARNFFMGREPTRRWLGVLPVMDHREAASTAREKLGEMGIRVRDPQQAVGTLSGGEKQCLAIARAMHFGARVLILDEPTAALGVKQSANVLKLIATARQRGIAVIFITHNVNHAYPVADRFTLLNRGRSLGTYRKDAISKEEVLDMMAGGAEMQALMRDLEGVIV; encoded by the coding sequence ATGAGCGAAGCCATCCTTGAACTTGAAAGCGTACGCAAGACGTTCGGCTCGGTTATTGCGTTAAACGGGGTGACCTTTCAATTGCGTGCCGGTGAAGTGCACTGCCTCCTGGGCGATAACGGCGCCGGCAAGTCGACGCTGATCAAGACGCTGGCGGGCGTGCATCCGCCGGATGAAGGGCGCTATTTCCTGGACGGCAAGCCTGCCGGCTTTACGTCGCCGCGTGATGCGCTGAACGCCGGCATTGCCACGGTGTACCAGGATCTGGCGCTGGTGCCGCTGATGAGCATCGCGCGCAATTTCTTCATGGGCCGAGAACCCACGCGCCGGTGGCTGGGCGTATTGCCGGTCATGGATCATCGCGAGGCTGCCAGCACGGCGCGCGAGAAGCTGGGCGAAATGGGCATCCGGGTGCGTGATCCCCAGCAGGCCGTCGGCACTCTGTCGGGCGGTGAAAAGCAATGCCTGGCGATCGCGCGCGCCATGCACTTCGGCGCCCGGGTGCTGATTCTGGATGAGCCCACCGCGGCGCTGGGCGTCAAGCAATCGGCCAATGTGCTCAAGCTGATCGCCACGGCGCGCCAACGCGGCATCGCCGTCATCTTCATCACGCACAACGTCAACCATGCCTACCCCGTCGCCGACCGCTTCACGCTGTTGAATCGGGGCCGATCCTTGGGCACGTACCGGAAAGACGCCATCTCCAAGGAAGAGGTGCTGGACATGATGGCGGGGGGGGCCGAAATGCAGGCCTTGATGCGTGATCTTGAAGGCGTGATCGTCTGA
- a CDS encoding GAF domain-containing protein, whose product MKKLGGVNTNHLPGAQQKRFWQKKWPREVLFNGPPIIVAASAAVKSWREPLFDEWMFGLATATCVWLIVATLVRVASARAEDEKDGPAVIHEGLYAAVSTVHTMLSEWCQKRNFGADIRATFHRVVPPIREPREIEQIINYAGASGEGVGRTFPIHTGITGRAIRNKKPLVMSSQNGTEEPLRTELVSDWGYTEAEARKLGPGRYSAMAVPVLDRSGRHPIGVIYFDSSDRALFERDDVVEIVGVGTKAISDFVTKRY is encoded by the coding sequence TTGAAAAAACTCGGCGGCGTGAATACCAATCATCTTCCGGGGGCCCAACAAAAACGCTTTTGGCAAAAAAAGTGGCCAAGAGAAGTTCTGTTTAACGGCCCTCCCATTATCGTTGCCGCTTCGGCTGCCGTAAAAAGCTGGCGCGAGCCCCTTTTCGATGAATGGATGTTTGGGCTTGCTACGGCCACCTGCGTCTGGCTGATAGTGGCCACCCTGGTGCGCGTCGCGAGCGCGCGCGCTGAAGATGAGAAGGATGGTCCGGCGGTCATCCACGAAGGACTCTATGCAGCCGTTTCCACGGTCCATACCATGCTTTCCGAATGGTGCCAGAAACGCAATTTCGGGGCGGACATCCGCGCGACCTTTCACCGAGTCGTCCCACCCATTCGCGAACCTCGAGAAATCGAACAGATCATCAATTACGCGGGCGCGAGCGGCGAGGGCGTTGGCCGGACATTTCCTATCCATACCGGAATAACCGGTAGGGCCATCCGAAATAAGAAGCCGTTGGTGATGTCCAGTCAAAACGGCACGGAAGAACCGCTCCGCACCGAACTAGTGAGCGACTGGGGATACACGGAAGCAGAAGCCCGCAAACTTGGGCCTGGTCGCTATTCTGCAATGGCCGTGCCGGTTCTGGACCGTTCTGGACGGCATCCAATTGGCGTGATCTACTTCGATTCGAGTGACCGCGCACTATTTGAACGCGATGACGTTGTGGAGATCGTTGGCGTTGGTACCAAGGCCATTAGCGACTTTGTCACGAAAAGGTATTGA
- a CDS encoding Gfo/Idh/MocA family oxidoreductase, giving the protein MSTASAPLRVGIAGLGRLGRRHAENLAFHTPDCILTAACSPVETERAYAEATLGVRKTYSDFHAFLHDPELDAIVLVTPTSLHADQAIAALQAGKHVFIEKPLALDVTDCLRVEVAASARPDLIAMVGFVRRFDPSHAHAFDSVRQGDIGRPFLVRSQTCDRLDPDGGFLAFAPTSGGIFMDCSVHDVDLARWMLGNPKATRAFASGTIAVHEDLAAMGDVDNGLAIVEFEGGARAVFYASRTFAHGHEQHTEIIGTQGKLLIGQGAPRDHVVRSDVHGVRHQATADFFERFSDAFRHELTAFVNACRTGGASPLSLQDATEATRIARAITASLHHGQPQEIQR; this is encoded by the coding sequence ATGAGCACTGCAAGCGCACCCTTGCGCGTAGGTATCGCCGGCCTGGGCCGGCTTGGGCGGCGGCACGCTGAAAACCTGGCGTTTCATACGCCAGACTGCATCTTGACGGCAGCGTGCAGCCCCGTCGAAACCGAGCGCGCCTACGCTGAAGCCACGCTGGGCGTACGCAAGACATACAGCGATTTCCATGCCTTCCTGCACGACCCGGAATTGGACGCCATCGTGCTGGTCACTCCCACGTCCCTGCATGCCGACCAGGCAATCGCCGCACTGCAGGCAGGCAAGCACGTCTTCATCGAAAAACCGTTGGCGCTAGATGTGACGGATTGCCTGCGGGTGGAGGTCGCCGCGTCGGCACGTCCCGACCTGATCGCCATGGTGGGCTTCGTCAGGCGCTTCGACCCCAGCCATGCCCACGCCTTCGACAGCGTCCGGCAAGGCGACATCGGCCGGCCATTCCTGGTGCGCTCGCAAACCTGCGACCGCCTGGATCCGGACGGCGGGTTCCTCGCCTTCGCGCCCACCTCGGGCGGCATCTTCATGGATTGCAGCGTGCATGACGTCGACCTGGCGCGCTGGATGCTGGGCAACCCCAAGGCCACGCGCGCGTTCGCCAGCGGCACCATTGCGGTTCACGAGGACCTGGCCGCCATGGGTGACGTGGACAACGGGCTGGCCATTGTTGAATTCGAGGGTGGCGCCCGCGCCGTGTTCTATGCGTCGCGCACATTCGCGCACGGACACGAACAACACACCGAAATCATCGGTACGCAGGGCAAGCTATTGATCGGACAGGGCGCGCCACGCGACCATGTTGTGCGCAGTGATGTGCACGGCGTGCGCCATCAGGCGACGGCCGATTTCTTCGAGCGCTTCTCCGATGCCTTTCGGCATGAGCTGACGGCTTTCGTAAACGCCTGCCGCACAGGCGGCGCCTCGCCGCTGTCGCTGCAAGACGCCACCGAAGCCACACGTATTGCCCGCGCCATCACGGCATCGCTGCATCACGGCCAACCGCAAGAGATTCAGCGATAA
- a CDS encoding ABC transporter permease has protein sequence MAEGSAVMPSSPDERVQSLAWSQRLLGRPEAASVSGTVAVFLVFGLVAGGSGMFSAEGIVNWATVAAFIGILATGAALLMIGGEFDLSIGSMIGFAGMGLAIPTLYWGWPPWLACLFMFGLCIAIGALNGYLVIRTGLPSFIVTLAFYYILRGLTLALSTLFTGKTIISANGPLILRDLLESDWVMQTLFQGYLLTGLFDGLAAMGWIDARDGGGALAIGLPKVVAWWLGLAAIGAFVLARTRFGNAVLAAGGHASAAKNMGIPVARVKLILFMIMAFCSALFAVLQVVDAGSAAADRGLQKEFEAIIAAVIGGCLLTGGFGSVVGAAFGALIFGVVQIGIGYTSIDNNWYRVFLGIMLLLAVVFNSIVRRRVAVARH, from the coding sequence ATGGCAGAAGGCTCGGCAGTGATGCCGTCATCGCCCGACGAGCGTGTGCAATCGCTGGCATGGTCACAGCGCCTGCTGGGCAGGCCGGAAGCGGCATCGGTATCTGGAACGGTGGCGGTTTTCCTGGTGTTCGGCCTGGTGGCCGGAGGCTCCGGTATGTTCAGCGCCGAAGGCATCGTCAACTGGGCGACGGTGGCGGCCTTCATCGGCATTCTGGCCACTGGCGCGGCCTTGCTGATGATTGGCGGCGAATTCGACTTGTCCATCGGCTCGATGATCGGCTTTGCCGGCATGGGCCTGGCGATCCCCACGCTGTACTGGGGGTGGCCGCCATGGCTGGCGTGCCTGTTCATGTTCGGCCTGTGCATCGCCATTGGCGCGCTCAACGGGTATCTGGTCATCCGCACCGGCCTGCCTTCGTTCATCGTCACGCTGGCGTTCTATTACATCCTGCGCGGATTGACGCTGGCCTTGTCCACGCTGTTCACCGGCAAGACCATCATCAGCGCCAACGGCCCCTTAATCTTGCGCGACCTGCTGGAATCCGATTGGGTCATGCAGACGCTCTTCCAAGGCTATCTGCTGACGGGCCTGTTCGACGGCCTGGCGGCAATGGGTTGGATCGATGCGCGCGATGGAGGCGGCGCGCTGGCGATCGGCCTGCCCAAGGTCGTGGCGTGGTGGCTGGGCCTGGCGGCAATCGGTGCCTTCGTACTGGCGCGCACGCGGTTTGGCAACGCGGTGCTGGCCGCCGGCGGGCACGCCTCGGCGGCCAAGAACATGGGCATACCCGTTGCGCGGGTGAAGCTCATCCTGTTCATGATCATGGCCTTCTGCTCGGCCTTGTTCGCCGTACTGCAAGTGGTGGACGCCGGCTCGGCCGCGGCGGATCGCGGCCTGCAAAAAGAGTTTGAAGCCATCATCGCCGCCGTCATCGGTGGGTGTCTGCTGACGGGCGGGTTTGGGTCCGTGGTCGGGGCGGCGTTTGGCGCACTGATCTTCGGCGTCGTGCAGATCGGCATCGGCTACACCAGCATCGACAACAACTGGTATCGCGTTTTCCTGGGCATCATGCTGCTGCTGGCGGTGGTCTTCAACAGCATCGTGCGCCGCCGCGTCGCCGTGGCCAGGCATTGA
- a CDS encoding GntP family permease, which yields MSSFDIQLLLTALVSVLVLVALIVSRIRMHPLLALLIVSIGVGFATGMAPTAIVKNLTDGAGKTLGAVGVVIALGAMLGKILADSGTTERLANAILRRTSVRMIPWAMTLVAFVIGIPMFFEVGLVVMLPLIFSVARKLEGQQRFKGSAYIYVGVPVIAALAAMHGMVPPHPGPLTAIATLKTTVGPTMIYGFLAALPAMVLGGPLYGAFLTPRMTTRPDEALLEQFTATTEHGSGASAPSVGLGVLAALLPALLMLVHALAEMLLPKDSSLMHVAAFLGNPLVAMLLGVLFAAVTLVFMRGGDAEKLRDGLGKSLKPIAGIMLIIAGGGAFQQVLTSAKVGDAIVHLTHQFAFPPLILGWLIAMLLSVSTGSATVGIVGAAGLLAPLAGSDPTLNLPLLALSIGCGSLFFNYANHAGFWMVKESFGMTMGEATKTISVVQSIVAVAGLIMVLLFNMLPALG from the coding sequence ATGTCTTCGTTCGACATTCAGTTGCTGCTCACCGCCCTGGTGAGCGTCTTGGTGCTGGTCGCCCTCATCGTTTCCCGCATACGCATGCATCCGCTGCTGGCGCTATTGATCGTGTCGATCGGCGTCGGCTTTGCCACGGGCATGGCGCCCACGGCTATCGTGAAGAACCTGACCGACGGCGCGGGCAAAACGCTGGGCGCGGTCGGCGTGGTCATCGCGCTTGGCGCCATGCTGGGCAAGATCCTGGCGGATTCCGGCACCACCGAGCGCCTGGCCAACGCCATTTTGCGGCGCACCTCTGTTCGCATGATTCCGTGGGCCATGACGCTGGTGGCGTTCGTCATCGGCATCCCCATGTTCTTCGAAGTGGGCCTGGTGGTCATGCTGCCGCTGATCTTCAGCGTGGCGCGCAAGCTGGAAGGCCAGCAACGCTTCAAAGGGTCGGCCTACATCTACGTGGGCGTGCCCGTCATTGCCGCCTTGGCCGCCATGCACGGCATGGTGCCGCCGCATCCCGGCCCGCTGACCGCCATCGCCACCTTGAAGACCACCGTCGGCCCCACGATGATCTACGGCTTTCTTGCCGCCCTGCCCGCCATGGTGCTGGGTGGCCCGCTGTACGGCGCGTTCCTCACGCCGCGCATGACGACCCGCCCGGACGAGGCCTTGCTGGAGCAGTTCACCGCCACCACGGAACACGGTTCGGGCGCGTCTGCACCCAGCGTCGGCCTGGGTGTCCTGGCGGCCTTGCTGCCTGCCCTGCTGATGTTGGTGCACGCGCTGGCCGAGATGCTGCTGCCCAAGGATTCCAGCCTGATGCACGTGGCGGCCTTTCTGGGCAACCCGCTGGTCGCCATGTTGCTGGGCGTGTTGTTCGCCGCCGTGACGCTGGTGTTCATGCGCGGCGGTGACGCCGAAAAGCTGCGAGACGGCCTGGGCAAAAGCCTGAAGCCCATCGCCGGCATCATGCTGATCATCGCGGGCGGCGGCGCGTTCCAGCAGGTGCTGACCAGCGCCAAGGTGGGCGACGCCATCGTGCACCTGACGCATCAATTCGCGTTCCCGCCATTGATCCTGGGCTGGCTGATCGCCATGCTGCTATCGGTGTCCACCGGCTCGGCCACGGTCGGCATCGTGGGCGCGGCGGGCCTGCTGGCGCCGCTGGCGGGATCAGACCCCACCTTGAACCTGCCGCTGCTGGCGCTGTCGATCGGCTGCGGCTCGCTGTTCTTCAACTACGCCAATCACGCCGGCTTCTGGATGGTGAAAGAGTCGTTCGGCATGACGATGGGCGAAGCCACCAAAACGATTTCCGTCGTGCAATCGATCGTGGCGGTAGCAGGCTTGATCATGGTGCTGCTGTTCAACATGCTGCCGGCTTTGGGTTGA
- a CDS encoding MurR/RpiR family transcriptional regulator: MPKSATKTAPYATVAQFLGDISLQYPGLSRQLKAVGRYIEQNRDHVALDRIQDMAERCLAQPSAIVRFAKHFGFSGFSDMQQLFRDGMAQQIAPGRSYQDRIRDLIESTPENLSLSTLSHEVIGGGIASLEALSRDLDPKAFDAAVSLLEETPAVWVVASRRSFPVGAYLAYALQHTRKAVHWMSGLGHMQEGQLRSLGAGDVMIAISFIPYAEETVATVTEAVARGARVIAISDSQMSPIARVASATLVVQESSTFGFRSLTSTMSLVQSLFIALAYKLELKFDASETGAAQARARP; this comes from the coding sequence ATGCCGAAATCCGCCACCAAGACCGCCCCCTACGCCACCGTCGCGCAATTTCTTGGCGACATCTCGCTTCAGTACCCGGGACTGAGCCGTCAGCTCAAAGCGGTGGGCAGATACATCGAGCAAAACCGTGACCATGTCGCCCTGGACCGCATCCAGGACATGGCGGAGCGTTGCCTGGCGCAGCCGTCGGCGATCGTCCGCTTCGCCAAGCATTTCGGGTTTTCGGGTTTTTCGGACATGCAGCAACTGTTTCGTGACGGCATGGCGCAGCAGATTGCGCCGGGCCGCAGCTACCAGGACCGGATTCGCGACCTGATCGAATCCACGCCCGAAAACCTGTCGTTGTCGACCTTGTCGCACGAAGTCATCGGCGGCGGCATCGCCAGCCTGGAAGCCCTGTCGCGCGATCTGGATCCCAAGGCTTTCGATGCCGCGGTAAGCCTGCTGGAAGAGACGCCTGCCGTATGGGTGGTGGCGTCGCGTCGCTCATTTCCGGTGGGCGCGTATCTGGCCTATGCGCTGCAGCACACCCGCAAGGCCGTGCATTGGATGAGCGGATTGGGCCACATGCAAGAAGGCCAGCTACGCAGCTTGGGCGCGGGCGATGTGATGATCGCCATCTCCTTCATCCCCTATGCCGAAGAAACGGTCGCCACCGTGACGGAAGCGGTGGCCCGCGGCGCGCGCGTCATCGCTATTTCCGACAGCCAGATGAGCCCGATCGCGCGCGTGGCCAGCGCCACCCTGGTCGTGCAGGAAAGCTCCACCTTCGGTTTCCGATCCCTGACCAGCACCATGAGCCTGGTGCAATCGTTGTTCATCGCGCTGGCCTACAAACTGGAATTGAAGTTTGACGCCAGCGAAACCGGCGCCGCGCAAGCGCGCGCCAGACCCTGA